The segment gtgcaggaggaggagcagaactGGTGCAGGAGGCAGAATTGGTGCAAGAGGAGGCGTGGAAACGGTGCAGGAGGAGAAGTAGAAATGGTGCAGGGGGCAGAACCGGTGCAAGAGTCTGAACCGGTGGAGGGGGCAAAACTGGTGcaagaggaggagcagaacTGGTGCAGGAAGCAGAATTGGTGCAAGAGGAGGAGTAGAAACGGTGTGTGGGGCAGAACCGGTGCAGGAGGTGGAGcggggcaggagaaggagaggaaccGGTGCAGGAGGtgcaggaggtggaggaagagaaggaggaggagtagAACCGGTGcaagaggtggaggaggtggaggaggaggaggaagcggTTCAAGAGGCGGAGCCGGTAcgaaaggaagaagggagagaggggaggagaggaactGATGCAGAAGGTGGAGTGAAACGGGTGCAGGAGGCGGAGCGGCTccggagcagcagcaggaggaggaggaggaggaggagaagaatcGGTGCAGGAGGCGGAGCGGAATCGATGCAAGAGGCGGAGTGAAACGGGTGCAGGAGGCGGagcggggcaggaggaggagaggagagggcaggaggaggcggAGAGAAACCGGTGCGAGAGGGGTAACCGGTTCCGAAGGGGTGCAAGAGGCGGCTCCGGTgcgaggggaggagaggaacgAGTGCAGGAGGCGGAGTGGCTCCGGATTAGCAGTAGGAGCATCATTGCAGGAGGTGGAGCAGCTCCGGATTAGCAGGAAGAGCATCGGAGCAGGTGGAGCAGCTCCGGATCAACAGGAGCGGCATTGCCGGAGGTGGAGCGGTTCCGGAGCAGGAGGTGGAGCCGTAGAGGAGTCAGAACGAGAGCAAAGGCGGAACCGGTGCAAGAAACGGAGTGAAACcggtgcagcaggcagagcattgcagcaggaggagccgCTCCGGATCAGCAGGAAGAGCATCGGAGCAGGAGGAGCCGCTCCGGATCAGCAGGAAGAGCATCAGAGCAGGAGGAGCCGCTCCGGATCAGCAGGAGCAGcattgcagcaggaggagccACTCCGGATCAGCAGGAAGAGCATCGGAGCAGGTGGAGCGGCTCCGGATCAGCAGGAGCGGcattgcagcaggaggagcgGCTCCGGATCAGCAGGAGCAGcattgcagcaggaggagccgCTCCGGATCAGCAGGAGCAGcattgcagcaggaggagccgCTCCGgatcagcaggagcagcactgcagcaggaggagccgCTCCGGATCAGCAGGAGCAGcattgcagcaggaggagccACTCCGGATCAGCAGGAGCGGcattgcagcaggaggagccgCTCCGGATCAGCAGGAGCGGcattgcagcaggaggagccgCTCCGgatcagcaggagcagcactgcagcaggaggagtCGCTCCGGATCAGCAGGAGCGGCATTGCAGCAGGAGGAGTCGCTCCGgatcagcaggagcagcactgcagcaggaggagtCGCTCCGgatcagcaggagcagcactgcagcaggaggagcggCTCCGGATCAGCAGGAGCAGcattgcagcaggaggagccgCTCCGGATCAGCAGGAGGAGCCACTCCGGATCAGCAGTAGCGGcattgcagcaggaggagccgCTCCGGATCAGCAGGAAGAGcattgcagcaggaggagccgCTCCGGATCAGCAGGAGGAGCGGCTCCGGATCAGCAGGAGCAGCATTGCAGCAGGTGGAGTGGCTCCGGATCAGCAGGAGCAGcattgcagcaggaggagccgCTCCGGATCAGCAGGAGGAGCCGCTCCGGATCAGCAGGAGCAGcattgcagcaggaggagcgGCTCCGGATCAGCAGGAGCAGCgttgcagcaggaggagccACTCCGGATCAGCAGGAAGAGCTTCGGAGCAGGAGGAGCCACTCCGGATCAGCAGGAGCAGCATTGCAGCAGGAGGAGTCGCTCCGGATCAGCAGGAGCAGCATTGCAGCAGGAGGAGTCGCTCCGGATCAGCAGGAGGAGCGGCTCCAGATCAGCAGGAGCGGcattgcagcaggaggagcgACTCCGGATCAGCAGGAAGAGCATCGGAGCAGGTGGAGCGGCTCCGGATCAGCAGGAAGAGCATCGGAGCAGGAGGAGCGGCTCCGGATCAGCAGGAAGAGCATCGGAGCAGGAGGAGCGGCTCCGGATCAGCAGGAGCAGCATCGGAGCAGGAGGAGCCGCTCCGGATCAGCAGGAGCAGCATTGCACAGGAGGAGCGGCTCCGGATCAGCAGGAAGAGCATCGGAGCAGGTGGAGCGGCTCCGGATCAGCCATGGCCGGTCCCCGGCTGCCGGTGTCGGCCCGGCTGCAGCGGCTCGAGGCTCGCGTGTGGCGTGCGGAGCGGCGGCTGCGGGCGGCGCTGGGGCTGCGGGGGCGGCTGCGGGCGCTGGAGCGGCGCCTCGGCTCTGCCGGGATAGGGGCACCGCTTGGGCAGCGCGAGAACGTCGGCGGGCTGAGGGCACCGGGTGAGCACCGCGCGACACCGAGAGTTGGGCCCATGTACCCGGCGTCATGCCCCGCTTCCTGCCTTCATTCCCGCCTCCCTTCCCTTCCGGCGTCGCTTCTCTTCcgacctcccttcccttccggCCTCGCGTCCCTTCCGGCCTCCCTTCCCTTCCGACCTCGCTTCCCTTCCGGCCCCGCTTCCTGCCTTCATTCGCGCCTCGCTTCCCTTCCGGCCTCGCGTCCCTTCTGGCCTCCCTTCCCTTCCGGCCCCGCTTCCTGCCTTCATTCGCGCCTCGCTTCCCTTCCGACCTCGCTTCCCTTCCGACCTCGCTTCCCTTCCGGCCTCACTTCCCTTCCGACCGCGCTTCCCTTCCGACCTCGCTTCCCTTCCGGCCTCGCTTCCCTTCCGGCCTCCCTTCCCTTCgcacctcccttcccttccggCCTCGCTTCCCTTCCGGCCTCGCTTCCCTTCGCACCTCCCTTCCGGCCTAGTTTCCCTTCcgacctcccttcccttccgacctcccttcccttccgacctcccttcccttctcacctcccttcccttccggCCTCGCTTCCCTTCCGGCCTCGCTTCCCTTCCGGCCTCGCTTCCCTTCCGGCCTCGCTTCCCTTCGgacctcccttcccttccggCCTCCCTTCCCTTCCGGCCTCCCTTCCCTTCTGGCCTCGCTTCCCTTCCGGCCTCGCTTCCCTTCcgacctcccttcccttccgaCCTCGCTTCCCTTCCGGCCTCGCTTCCCTTCcgacctcccttcccttccgacctcccttcccttccggCCTCGCTTCCCTTCcgacctcccttcccttccgacctcccttcccttccggCCTCCCTTCCCTTCCGACCTCGCTTCCCTTCCGGCCTCGCTTCCCTTCCGGCCTCACTTCCCTTCCGACCGCGCTTCCCTTCCGACCTCGCTTCCCTTCCGGCCTCGCTTCCCTTCCGGCCTCCCTTCCCTTCgcacctcccttcccttccggCCTCGCTTCCCTTCCGGCCTCGCTTCCCTTCGCACCTCCCTTCCGGCCTAGTTTCCCTTCcgacctcccttcccttccgacctcccttcccttccgacctcccttcccttctcacctcccttcccttccggCCTCGCTTCCCTTCCGGCCTCGCTTCCCTTCCGGCCTCGCTTCCCTTCCGGCCTCGCTTCCCTTCGgacctcccttcccttccggCCTCCCTTCCCTTCCGGCCTCCCTTCCCTTCTGGCCTCGCTTCCCTTCCGGCCTCGCTTCCCTTCcgacctcccttcccttccgaCCTCGCTTCCCTTCCGGCCTCGCTTCCCTTCcgacctcccttcccttccgacctcccttcccttccggCCTCGCTTCCCTTCcgacctcccttcccttccgacctcccttcccttccggCCTCCCTTCCCTTCCGACCTCGCTTCCCTTCCGGCCTCGCTTCCCTTCCGGCCTCGCTTCCCTTCCGCCCTCGCTTCCCTTCcgccctcccttcccttccgacctcccttcccttccgacctcccttcccttccgacctcccttcccttccggCCTCGCTTCCCTTCcgacctcccttcccttccgacctcccttcccttccgacctcccttcccttccgacctcccttcccttccggCCTCGCTTCCCTTCCGACCTCCCTTCCCTTCGCGCCTCCCTTCCCTTCGcacctcccttccctttccgCCTCCCTTTCCGCCTCCCTTTCCGCCTCCCTTTCCGCCTCCCTTtgctcctccctctcctttcccactgCCTTCGCCTCTcacctcccttctcctctcgTTCCTCTTTGCGCTTCTCTTTCCGCCTCCCTTTGtgcctcttccctcctctcttcccttcgCACTGCGCCGCCCTTCCCGCCTCACACCTcgcttcccccctcccttcccacttccctttctgcctcacttcccccctcccttcccacttcccttcctgcctcgcttcccccctccctttctacttcccttccccctccctttccacttcccttccccctccctttctacttcccttccccctccctttctacttcccttccccctccctttccacttcccttcccccctccctttccacttcccttcccccctccctttccacttcccttcccccctccatttccacttcccttcccccctccctttccacttcccttcccccctcccttcccccctccgttcctgcctccccttccccccatcTCTTCCCACCTcgcttcccccctccctttctacttcccttcccccctccctttccacttcccttcccccctccctttccacttcccttcctccctcccttcccgcCTCCCTTCCCGCCTCCCTTCCCGCCTCCGCTTCCCACCTCGCTTCCCCCCTCACTTCCCCCCTTGCTTCAcgcctccctttcccccctcccttcccgcctccccttcccccatctcttcccccctccctttccactTCCCTTCCCACTTCCCTTCCcgcctcctcttccctcctcgCTTCCCCCCTCACTTCCCTGCTTGCTTCCTGCCTCCCTTCCCACTTCCCTTCCCGCCTCCCTTCCCGCTTCCCTCCCCacttcccttcccacctcccttccccctcccttcccccttcccttcccgcctccctccccccctccctttccactTCCCTTCCCGCTTCCCTTCCCGCTTCCCTCCCCACTTCCCTTCCCGCCTcgcttcccccttcccttcccctggtgttgaaggccacgttggatggggcttggagcccctgatccagtgggaagtgtccctgcccacggcacggggtggaactggatgggctttaaggtcccttccaacccaaccccatcccatggtTCCATGATTTTGACGTTCCaccaaccagaacccccagattccatccctggaggtgttgaaggccacgttggatggagcttggagcccctgatccaatgggaagtgtccctgcccatggcagggggtggaactggatgacctttgaggtcccttccaacccaacccatcccatggtTCCATGGTCCTGACGTGCCACCAACCAGAACCCTCAGattccatccttggaggtgttgaaggccacgttggatgggctttggagcccctgatccaatgggaagtgtccctgcccacggcacggggtggaaccggatgacctttgaggtcccttccaacccaacccgttCTATCATCTGCTCACCACAAGGCTTTTGGGTCGGTTGAGGTGACCTCGGTCAACGAGAAGAAGAACCTCCGTGAGCCGGAAcggagctgggatgggatggaaatgGGAGGGAACGCTGTGTATGGCATTACGATGACATCGGTTCCTCTTCCAGAAGGCACCGCCATCCGTAttaaggaagaggaggagccGAGCGCTGTGGATCGATGGGAGGGTGAGGTTGGAGAAGCTCCAGGAGAGCCCTTCCCAGGTGAGGAACCGAATACCTCGGAgggaaaatgaaacagaagggATTCATGGAATTCCAAGGGGGGGTGGGGTCTTTTTTCCGCCTCTCCCCGTGAATTCCAAGAGCTTTATAACGGCTTCACGAGTTTGGAACAGATTTGCCACCAGTCCTGATGGGGGAACCATGGAATCGTGGAACCATGGAATCGTGGAACCATGGGATCGTAGAGCCATGGAATCGTAGAACCATGGAATCGTAGAGCCATGGAAGCGTAGAGCCATGGGATCGTAGAGCCATGGAAGCGTAGAGCCATGGGATCGTAGAGCCATGGAATCGTAGAGCCATGGAAGCGTAGAGCCATGGAATTGTAGAGCCATGGAAGCGTAGAGCCATGGAATTGTAGAGCCATGGGATCGTAGAACAATGGAATCGTAGAGCCATGGAAGCGTAGAGCCATGGAAGCGTAGAGCCATGGAAGCGTAGAGCCATGGAATCGTAGAGCCATGGAAGCGTAGAGCCATGGGATCGTAGAGCCATGGAAACGTAGAGCCATGGAAGCGTAGAGCCATGGAATCGTGGAACCATGGGATCGTAGAGCCATGGGATCGTAGAGCCGTGGAATCGTAGAGCCGTGGAATCGTAGAACCATGGAATCGTGGAACCATGGAATCGTGGAACCATGGAATCGTGGAACCATGGAAGCGTAGAACCATGGAAGCGTAGAGCCATGGAAGCGTAGAGCCATGGAAACGTAGAGCCATGGAATCGTAGAGCCATGGAATCGTAGAGCCATGGAAGCGTAGAGCCATGGGATCGTAGAGCCATGGGATCGTAGAGCCATGGAAGCGTAGAGCCGTGGAAGCGTAGAGCCATGGAATCGTAGAGCCATGGAATCGTAGAGCCATGGAATCGTAGAACCATGGAATcgtagaaccatggaatcatagagcCATGGGATCGTAGAACCATGGAATCGTAGAGCCATGGAATCGTAGAACCATGGAAGCGTAGAGCCATGGAAGCGTAGAGCCATGGGATCGTAGAGCCATGGGATCGTAGAGCCATGGAAGCGTAGAGCCGTGGAAGCGTAGAGCCATGGAATCGTAGAACCATGGAATCGTAGAGCCATGGAATCGTAGAGCCATGGAATCGTAGAACCATGGAATcgtagaaccatggaatcatagagcCATGGGATCGTAGAACCATGGAATCGTAGAGCCATGGAATCGTAGAACCATGGAATCGTGGAACCATGGAAGCGTAGAACCATGGAAGCGTAGAGCCATGGAAGCGTAGAGCCATGGAAACGTAGAGCCATGGAATCGTAGAGCCATGGAATCGTAGAGCCATGGAAGCGTAGAGCCATGGGATCGTAGAGCCATGGGATCGTAGAGCCATGGAAGCGTAGAGCCATGGAATCGTAGAGCCATGGAATCGTAGAACCATGGAATCGTAGAGCCATGGAATCGTAGAACCATGGAAGCGTAGAGCCATGGAAGCGTAGAGCCATGGAATCGTAGAACCATGGAAGCGTAGAGCCATGGAATCGTAGAGCCATGGAATCGTAGAGCCATGGAATCGTAGAACCATGGAATCGTAGAACCATGGAATCGTAGAGCCATGGAATCGTAGAACCATGGAATCGTAGAACCATGGAATCGTAGAGCCATGGAATCGTAGAGCCATGGAATCGTAGAGCCATGGAATCGTAGAACCATGGAATCGTAGAGCCATGGAATTGTAGAACCATGGAATCGTGGAACCATGGAAGCGTAGAACCATGGAAGCGTAGAGCCATGGAAGCGTAGAGCCATGGAAGCGTAGAACCATGGAATCGTAGAGCCATGGAAACGTAGAGCCATGGAATCGTAGAGCCATGGAAGCGTAGAGCCATGGAAGCGTAGAACCATGGAAACGTAGAGCCATGGAAGCGTAGAACCATGGGATCGTAGAGCCATGGGATCGTAGAGCCATGGGATCGTAGAGCCGTGGAAGCGTAGAGCCATGGAAGCGTAGAGCCATGGAATCGTAGAGCCATGGAATCCTGGAACCATGGAATCGTAGAGCCATGGAATCGTGGAGCCATGGGATCGTAGAGCCATGGAAACGTAGAGCCATGGAAGCGTAGAGCCATGGGATCGTAGAGCCATGGAAGCGTAGAGCCATGGAAGCGTAGAACCATGGgatcgtagaatagtttgggttggaagggatcttaaagatcatccaattccctcctccctgccatgggcagagacacctcccactgcatcaggagctcaaagctccatccaacgtggccttcaacccctccagggatgggatccgGGGGTCTGGCTGATGGCACgttggaatcatggaaccatgggatgggttgggttggaagggaccttaaagatcatccaattccaactcTCTGCCATGGGTGACCagaaggtcactctaaggtctcctgggagccttctcttctccaggctgaacaaccccaactctctcagcctgtcctcggatgggaggttcttcagccctcgcatcatccttggagcctcctctggacccgttccaacagctccatctcctccttctgttgaggattccagaagtggccccaatcctccagatgaggtctccccagagaggagcagaggagcagaatcccctccgtccctgctggaTTTGTGGGAGGTTATATGGAGGTTGTCTTGGGGGGAGAACAGGAGCTCCAATGAAATCCTGAGCTTGAGCTCTTACCTTCGAATCGTAGAACCATGAAGTcggagaagacctttgagatcctcaGCTCCAACCGTACGCGTCCACCATTAAACCTCATCCCTAAGCGCTCTCTCCTTTAGCAGAGCCGGTCTTCCATCAACCTTCCAACCCCACCAAGAAAGACGAGGAGATGTTTGCCGAGGAGCTGCCAGGCGCAGGCGGTGAGGAGGACATCCTGAAGGCTCCTGACGCAGGTGAGGAATCCCCGGCAGAAGCTCCTTCTGCTCTACAAGACCTTTCCTCACCTTTGTGAATCCCTGAATTCTTGGCGTCCTTCTCCGGTGGGTTTTCAATCCCGATTCTCCCCAACGAGCAGGGCTGCAGATTTACTCCGCCCGTGTTTTCTCATGGATTAAAGAAGAGGAGGGGCCACGTTGCCCTGAAGGCCAAGACTtggagaaagaagagctgcCTACAGGTCCCAATAAAGGTCAGGAATGGGATTCGGGTGAGATATTTGGGATGAGAAATCTAATTCCGATCTTAATTAAACCATCGAATGGTTCGAAtgggaagggatctcaaagcccatccagttccaacccctctgccatgggcagggacacctcccactggatcagg is part of the Cuculus canorus isolate bCucCan1 chromosome 2, bCucCan1.pri, whole genome shotgun sequence genome and harbors:
- the LOC104061116 gene encoding uncharacterized protein LOC104061116; its protein translation is MVQGAEPVQESEPVQEGAKVVQEEEQNWCRRQNWCKRRRGNGAGGEVEMVQGAEPVQESEPVEGAKLVQEEEQNWCRKQNWCKRRSRNGRASEQEEPLRISRKSIRAGGAAPDQQEQHCSRRSHSGSAGRASEQVERLRISRSGIAAGGAAPDQQEQHCSRRSRSGSAGAALQQEEPLRISRSSTAAGGAAPDQQEQHCSRRSHSGSAGAALQQEEPLRISRSGIAAGGAAPDQQEQHCSRRSRSGSAGAALQQEESLRISRSSTAAGGVAPDQQEQHCSRRSGSGSAGAALQQEEPLRISRRSHSGSAVAALQQEEPLRISRKSIAAGGAAPDQQEERLRISRSSIAAGGVAPDQQEQHCSRRSRSGSAGGAAPDQQEQHCSRRSGSGSAGAALQQEEPLRISRKSFGAGGATPDQQEQHCSRRSRSGSAGAALQQEESLRISRRSGSRSAGAALQQEERLRISRKSIGAGGAAPDQQEEHRSRRSGSGSAGRASEQEERLRISRSSIGAGGAAPDQQEQHCTGGAAPDQQEEHRSRWSGSGSAMAGPRLPVSARLQRLEARVWRAERRLRAALGLRGRLRALERRLGSAGIGAPLGQRENVGGLRAPEGTAIRIKEEEEPSAVDRWEGEVGEAPGEPFPAEPVFHQPSNPTKKDEEMFAEELPGAGGEEDILKAPDAGLQIYSARVFSWIKEEEGPRCPEGQDLEKEELPTGPNKAHGGEPTKRDPLADDGFESTPCRSEVPGEAEEKFSKDPGAGVTWDSQWNSEAMETSTPGNGLGGDAQYERGFAEHLDFFSAQENGVGRRPCVQGPPGDILPGSTCEKTLTERMFHLLHPQPRAPGEKEVGQEVGPTTREVVARSERGHNLMGATKLGDLGGEEHPPTESDGSFATALRNPCWDHLQEKSESCAKCRQPSLPRGGAAAQPQGQARGKSYICSDCGKSFVCHSWLVRHQTTHTGERPYKCSECDKSYRRKDYLLNHQRRHSGEGLFQCPLCRKRFVLRRSLVKHQESHTQGTHLTLGGWSCAANRGSVMHSI